The following are encoded together in the Asticcacaulis sp. genome:
- a CDS encoding nucleotidyltransferase family protein: MKRFSAVVLAAGASRRFGEEDKLRAEFDGKPLLRHVLDGLAGLGLDEVLVVTRAPLSGVHHIINPHPEAGMGHSLALGVAALKPCDAAFIVLADMPLIVPDLYCDMAAALPGHDIVVPVHDGQNGHPVLFSSTCFDELRCLSGDHGARDLLQSGRYRLRHIETGGFILADIDTPEDLNRLKTS; encoded by the coding sequence ATGAAGCGGTTTTCGGCGGTCGTGCTGGCAGCGGGGGCATCGCGGCGGTTCGGGGAAGAGGACAAGCTGCGCGCAGAGTTTGATGGCAAACCGCTCCTCAGACATGTGCTCGACGGCCTGGCAGGTCTCGGACTTGACGAAGTGCTCGTGGTGACCCGCGCACCGCTTTCGGGCGTGCATCACATCATCAATCCCCATCCGGAAGCAGGCATGGGCCATTCGCTGGCCCTGGGCGTGGCGGCGCTGAAACCCTGTGACGCCGCCTTTATCGTGCTGGCCGACATGCCCCTGATCGTGCCTGATCTCTACTGCGACATGGCCGCCGCCCTGCCCGGTCATGATATCGTTGTCCCTGTCCATGACGGCCAAAACGGCCACCCCGTTCTATTCTCATCCACCTGTTTCGATGAACTGCGTTGCCTTTCCGGCGATCATGGCGCCCGTGACCTGCTGCAATCAGGTCGCTATCGGTTGCGCCATATCGAGACCGGCGGCTTTATCCTGGCCGATATTGACACACCCGAAGACCTCAACCGGCTAAAAACGTCCTGA
- a CDS encoding XdhC family protein — protein sequence MILPAPVYRDFVLPALRNWRKAGHQTALLTLISTTGQSPRPVGSQLAVCDTGEACGLITGGCAEGTLVLDALEAMRLGENRTELYGEGSRFKDITLPCGSGLKVFFDVRISDVDIERIIACREARQPASMIISAPCEPEYTRHYLPACRLVAVGQGPIMEALAQLAPTLEIELDIWSPDAALVARLTGRHLTAAEDFDAILDRYCGVVTVFHDHSYEPPVLLKALQCEGFFIGALGSRKAQARRLEILEDMGAEPHMLRRIHGPVGLDIAAASPPEIALSILAQVVEHWRRMVTA from the coding sequence TTGATCCTGCCTGCGCCTGTCTATCGTGATTTTGTGCTGCCGGCGCTGAGGAACTGGCGCAAGGCCGGTCACCAGACCGCCCTGCTCACCCTGATCAGCACCACCGGTCAGTCACCGCGCCCGGTCGGCAGCCAGTTGGCCGTCTGCGACACCGGCGAGGCGTGCGGCCTCATCACCGGTGGCTGCGCCGAGGGTACATTGGTGCTCGATGCCCTGGAGGCCATGCGGCTTGGCGAAAACCGCACCGAGCTTTACGGCGAAGGGTCGCGCTTCAAGGATATCACCCTGCCGTGCGGGTCTGGCCTGAAGGTGTTTTTCGATGTCAGGATCAGCGACGTCGACATCGAACGGATCATCGCCTGCCGGGAAGCCCGCCAACCGGCTTCGATGATCATTTCCGCACCTTGTGAACCTGAGTATACGCGCCACTATCTGCCCGCCTGTCGGCTGGTCGCCGTCGGGCAGGGACCAATCATGGAGGCACTGGCGCAACTGGCGCCGACTTTGGAAATCGAACTGGATATCTGGTCGCCGGATGCAGCCCTGGTGGCACGGCTGACTGGCCGCCACCTGACCGCGGCAGAGGACTTTGACGCTATCCTTGATCGCTATTGCGGCGTGGTAACGGTTTTCCATGACCACAGCTATGAACCGCCAGTTCTGCTGAAAGCCCTGCAATGCGAGGGCTTCTTTATCGGCGCGCTCGGCAGCCGCAAGGCCCAAGCCCGGCGTCTGGAAATTCTGGAAGACATGGGCGCGGAACCCCACATGCTCAGGCGCATCCACGGCCCGGTCGGCCTCGATATCGCGGCTGCCTCACCGCCGGAAATCGCCCTGTCGATCCTGGCGCAGGTCGTGGAACACTGGCGCCGCATGGTGACGGCATGA